The nucleotide window ttgacTTTAAAGCTCTCTTTCATTATATTAGTCCTAAGAGGCAAGAAATAAGTCTTTCCTAAAAggcaagaattaaagaaaaattgcttGCGTTTCTCTGGACCCCATTAGTCCACCTAAGCCAGTCTAGAAGAAAATCATGTAAAACATGACTATGTTAATATGAGTAtgttttatgaaatgaaaatataaactctTTAATCATAGCTTTATGTACTTTGGccttttgattcatttatttactttggctctgctgggtctctgttgctgcatgtaggttttttctagttgcaatacatgggcttctcattgtgggggcttctctttgttggggagcatgggctctaggcatgcaggcttcagtaattgtagtGTGCTGGCTTAGTATTTGTGGTGCAtggtcttagttgctctgcggcatgtgggatcttcccagaccagagatcaaatgtgtgtctcctgctttggcagatggattcccaacaaccggaccaccagagaagtcctactTTGACCTTCTTGATATGCTAAAGTAGAAATACTTGATGAGCAAGTAGAATATACATTTATCATGAGCAGCTCTTTAGGCTGAAAATTTctcaatgtcatttttttttagtcCAGAGATGCCTGGAACTGTTGAAGTTGAGTGTACCTTCCTGGCTCGATTGAACTTCATCTGGAAAGGTTTTATCAACATGCCATCTGTAGCAAAATTTGTTACCAAAGCCTACCCAGTATCTGGTTCCCCTGAATACTTGACAGAGGTACTGTAAACTTTTCTGCTCTTCTATGCCTGGGTTGACATATATGTTTCTGAAggcaaaaggcaaggaaacagcataataaaataataaaaatatttattttcattcatggTAAAAGTATTTATTGACAGTGACTCTTAAACATTGAATTAATGTAATTACAAGTTCACAAGTGGAGTTTCAGAACTATAGAAAGTTGTTCTCTGAAAGTTTTAAATCCATGTCTTACTCTTTCCAAGATGTACTCACtatatcaattaaaaattaatggatATTTTGCATGGATATCTAAGTTTTTCTTGAAATACAGACTTACATGAAAGATTAACATGTTTATGGCCTCCAGTGCTAGTCTGTTGGGAAGACTTTTCATTATTAACAAGTCTTCTGATTCCCCTATTGCTTGTATTTCCACAACTTCATGACTATGGTTCTTACCTGCCCATTTCTGTGAATGAGGTAAAGACCACAGTTGAGCCTTGAGTAACATGAGTTTGGACTACTTGGGTCTACTTATACATGAATTTTTTCAATAGTGAATACCACAGTACCACATGACCTTCAGTTGGTTGAATCCTCAGATGTGGAACTGTGAATACAGAAGGCCGACTATGTGTTACACTGAGATTATCTACTGCACAGAGGATGGGCACCCTTAatccccatgttgttcaagggtcaactgcctAGTTGAAACTTTCCAGCTAGTTGACAGTCCTGAGGTCAGTGACCGTGGTTGCTGCAGTGGTGCCTTTGGTTGATTTTATACCTGAGACAATAGGAAAGGACTAGTAAGCAGTATTTGTGGGAAATAAGCAGCTGTAGTACTATagtatatacaatattatatcagTAATATGATAAATGAGAaagtatgactttttaaaattcttttgaatagtttgtacttttctgtgtttattcaaaaaggaaaataaatcagtaTATGTGTACTGTATTTTTGTTGAGATTACGTTTTGCTATTATGCTATTTAACATTAAATTTTCTATCCATTCTCAGTCTGCTGACCATAAAGGCAAAGTTTTGCCTATAAGACATAAATCTTACATATGCCTGTTTTCTTTTAAGACTAAGATAAACTCTTCTTTGTATTAGAATGAAATTAATTTAAGTCAGTGTAATATTGCCTATCTAATCTATCAACTTATTTGTCTAGTTGTGTTTTTGATTAATAAACAACTTAGTTATTACTTTTGCATATAGTTTGCTTGGGAAGTAATATTTTAGACACAttgattttatatgaaaaaaattcagtAGACCCATTATGCTTTTCTTATAGCATAATTAGTCTTCTAAATTTCTAGATCAGTCCACAGTGAAAATAACgcttcttttaaatgaaaaattaagtcCTAAACTATGGAAACCTTTTGATTTTAAACAAAactattattcttttttctgaGCCGGTTTATATGCAGTTGTTTTTCAGAACTCCACCTCTGCTTCCTACTTATTTCTAGTTTGATTTGGACTAAAATTCCAAATAAACTATTTAAAgcaattaattatttaaatgtaattGGATTAATATTGATCATGATTTTTCTGTCttcatcaaaaaacaaatataCTGATTAAAGTTTCAAATATTCTTAACTACATACCTCATAATTGATTTTATGTATAGTCCTCTTTTCTTAGAAAGAttgggcctttaaaaaaaaatgaaccttgcattattacaatattattctCTTCTGTTCAAAAGTATACTGTATAGTTAAACTTGATAACTGCTGAAATCCAGCTGTTAGTGATTAAGGCATACCCCAGTTCactatcaccaaaaaaaaaaaaaaagatggggaaaacagtgccCCCTAATATTCTGAAGTCTGCTGTACTCTTGCTGGGTTGTCAGAATGGGATGCTGGCATTGCTGCTTTTTCTTGACCTGAGATTCTTTCTTAATTGTATTTGAACATCCACCTCAGTTATTTGGAGTTGACATTTGAGGTAAAGCCTAATTGCTCTccctatattttcttatattcattgatgtattttataatctttttttaaatcactttttcaAATTAGTCTTGGAGCTAAATTTGTATGAAGTATAGATATTATAATGAAGATAAACTGTATACATTGATCACCTTCATTTTTTACCACAGGACCTACCAGATAGTATTCAAGTAGGTGGTAGGATATCACCTCAGACAGTTTGGGATTATGTGGAAAAAATTAAAGCCTCAGGAACCAAGGTGAGGAGAACTTTTTTCTCTCTACCAATaggtgaaaatatttgaaaagtaaacCACTGAGATTTCTTATGCAAGGTCCCCTAGGGAGGACCTATATTGACATAATATGCCATTGGCTAAGGCTCAAACCCATTATtcctttagttttttgtttttttttttttcttttcccacttttGGTATGCTGTCTCAGTGATTTCTATCATTGTTTTGAAAGGAATGTTTTAGAATAAGTATTGAGATTCATTCTGGAATGTTGCCTTGCTGTGATTATAGACATTTGTTTTGGTTGGGGCACAGGCTAAGCTGTTGAGACAGAGATCCTAAAATACAGTGgctcaaaaaaataaacttttcctgTTATGTTAGGAGGTAGGTCTGTAATTCAGAGTCTTTCAGTTGTTAGATCATTCATGGATTGGGCTCTTCTGTCTTATTGTTTTTAAGACTGTGGCCCTTAGCAATCAAGCAAAGTCAAAGCTGATTATCAGCTtcaagtgggggaaaaaagaaaaatggctgttgAGCTGTTTTAAAAGCAAGACCTGGAATGTgcagttttcttttcacttcctcTAACTGCCATTGGCAAGAGCTTATACTGTATTAGGCTGGGAAGTATGATCTCTGTTGGATGGCCATGTGCCCAACCGAAGGTTAAGAGGGCTCTCTAGTAGGAAATGAGGAGAATAGATATTGGGATATAGTTAATAACCTTTAcagcaatatttctctttttcttttctctctatatCTTCTATCATTTCTTTAACTCATAGAACACTGCTACACAGGAATATTTAATCATTAGAAGAAATCATTTTTCTCTCCAAGGATGTTAATACTCAGCATGTTAcagacattcaaaaaataaatcttgaataaatgaactttaatttttttctcttatgatcAGAAGTCTTTAGTAAGGTTAGTAATCAAAATGGATGCTCTTtagctgaaaataatttttttttctaatatagatTGTTGAATTTAAACTGATACACTGTTAGAATACAGATAAAACTTTGAAGCactataaaaaaaagttttatttatttgctttcactttcttatgATAGTGAAAATCAGGAAAGTGTTGGGAAATATTACTCTTGGACATTTGGGGAATTGCTTTTCATCTGCCCCTTTATTATCACAAATACGGCATAGTGTGCCTCCATCTAGAACTGACCAAGACACTGTCACAGTTATTGCCTCCAGATAAGGGCATTCGAGGTGACAGATCTAAGAGTTGGAGCCTTAGTCCAGCTCACTCACTGTCCTCCTATGGTCTTGCATCAGTTTAGGCTTTGTGGTTGACCTGACtctccccactttttgattgtatACTTTCATGAAAAAACATCTGTTTTTCATTCTACCAAGTTAACACCAAATtgggactatttttttttttttaatctgaaacaaAGCCAAGAACTCAGAGGCAAGCAAATAAGTTTCTGAGTATGccaaatgattttataaaatttatggcCTATGTGTATTTGAGGTCATTTCACTCAGCCCCCTTTATTCCTAGATTCAGTTCCTGTAAGTTGGAATATCAGTGGACTTGTGCATTTCTCTGTGTTTGTAATAGTGGGGCAGTGGTGGTGGCTGCTATTAATTTGCAGTGTGCTGAGAATATAGACAGTCCTCTGTAGAAGTTATAACATTGGAAATAGGACTTGGTATACATATCAAGACATGTGGCTTTAAATATCTTCTTTGCCACTGATAAGTGTGTCACCTTGAACAAATTAATTACTTTAGGACTGAGTTTCTGTGAAACACTTTCAGATAAAACAGATCCACCTCTGATCACCAAAGATCAGCACCAAAAGATCAGCAAAGATCTTTTCCTAAAAGTTGTTTCCTTATAGTATTCATATCTGCATTTAAGTTGGTCAGCCATGTTATTACTTGGTAAGTGTCAGAAAACACAATAGATTTTTATAATTGAGAATGGTATTTAAAACCAAGCTATTGTTTaggttattaattttattatttgttattttcttgaaTAGGAAATTTGTGTGGTTCGCTTCACACCTGTGACTGAAGAAGATCAAATTTCTTATACTTTGCTGTTTGCATACTTCAGTAGCAGGAAGCGCTATGGAGTGGCTGCTAACAacatgaagcaggtcaaagacaTGTACCTCATCCCTCTGGGCGCCATGGATAAAATCCCACACCCTCTCGTGCCCTTTGATGGACCTGGTAGGTATCTGTTTCATTAGTAGAATTTGAATGAAATGGGGTGAGAGGGCCCGAGTGGGAAAGCTGAGCCTGCTTTCCTTCTTGGGACTTGGCCCTCAGGATCTGCCCAGACAGGAACAGGCACCTGTTTAGGAGACTGTAGTAAGCAGAATTTTACTCTTTATTATAATGGTTGAAAATGACTCTTGATTGATGTTTTTGATTCTGTACAGGCCTTGAATTGCATAGACCTAATCTGTTGCTGGGCTTGATTATTCGTCAGAGGCTGAAGCGGCAGCACAGTGCTGGTGCTGGTGCTGGTCGCACAGCTGAGACGTCTGACAGTGCACCGGTGACAGTGCCACCTGACAAGAAGAGCAAGACAGAAGTATCCacagagggggcagcagaggaagaaagcgacttttttaattcttttacaacCGTATTGCACAAACAGAGAAATAAGCCTCAGCAAACTCTTCAGGAAGACCTTCCAACAGTCATTGAACCTTTATTGGAAGTCACCAAACAAGAACCACCAAAACCTTTAAGATTCCTTCCTGGGGTCTTGATTGGCTGGGAAAATCAACCTTCTACTCTGGAATTGGCAAATAAACCTCTTCCTGTGGATGATATCCTTCAGAGCCTTTTGGGCACCACTGGTCAAACATACGAACAAGCTCAGTTAGGGACAGAACAAAACACTCTTAAAGAAATTCCATTTATAAATGAGCAAGCTAATCCAAAAGCAGGGACAATAGATACAGGAGAAGCAACTGGTGGTGAAGCCAAGGAAGTGAAAGTTAAAGGAGATAACCCTTCAGAATTGACAGATAATGCAGTAGGAGAAGAGACGTCTGCACTGGGGgtctcttcagtttctgctgGGCCTTTGACAAGTCTTAGTCTCAGAGGTAAACCACCAGATGTTTCTACAGAAGCATTCCTAACAAATTTATCAATTCAGTCAAAACAAGAGGACACTGTGGAAAGTAAAGAGAGAGTGTTAAAACAGCTGCTACAAGATCAAGAGAATAATTTACAAGATAACAGGACTTCAAATACTAGTCCTCCCTGTAGATCTAATGTAGGGAGAGGAACTGTAGATGGTAACGTGAGTTGCAGTGAAAATGCTGTTACTAACATGACAAGGGCCCCGCAGTTTATCAACCTGAAAAGGGATCCTCGGCAAGCAGCTGGAAGAAGTCAGCAGGTGACTACTCCTGaaaacagagaaggagaaggctGCCGTCATGGAGAGAAGCCGCCGCTGCCTGGCCCATCGCACTTAACTGAGCAAAGCAGCGTGGAGGAGAAGATGCCTTCTGTAGAGAAAAGCCCCTGTATTCAGCACAGTGATGATTCAGGAGCTGTACAAGACTCACCATCAGTAGAAAACATACAGTCTTCTCAAGTGGAACAAGCAAAACCCTTACAGGAGATTTTAATGCAAAATATTGAAACTGTGCATCCGTTTCGAAGaggatcagcagcagcagcatctcattTTGAGGTTGGAAACACATGTCAATCTGAATTTCCTTCTAAAAGCATCAGTTTCACTTCCAGAAGCACCAGCCCCAGAACAAGTGCAAACTTTTCACCCATAAGGCCACAGCAGCCCAGCCTTCAGCATCTCAAGTCTAGCCCACCTGGGTTTCCATTTCCGGGACCTCCTAATTTCCCCCCACAAAGCATGTTTGGATTTCCTCCACATTTGCCACCCCCATTACTTCCCCCTCCAGGCTTTGGCTTTGCCCCGAATCCCTTGGTTCCCTGGCCACCTGTTGTCCATCTGACTGGCCAGCCGCAGCGTATGATGGGTCCCCTCTCACAAGCGTCAAGGTATCTGGGCCCACAGAATTTTTACCAAGTTAAAGACATTCGGAGGCCGGAACGGCGCCATAGTGACCCTTGGGGTAGGCAAGACCAGCAGCAACTGGACAGACCATTTAACAGGGGTAAGGGGGATCGTCAGAGGTTTTACAGTGACTCACACCACCTGAGAAGAGAGCGCCATGAGAAGGAGTGGGAGCAGGAACCCGAAAGGCACAGGCGCAGAGACAGAGCCCAGGACAAGGACAGAGACAGGAAGGGCAGGGACGAGGGTCATAAGGATAAAGAGCGGGCGCGGCTGCCTCATGGGGAGCGTGGGGCGGATGGTAGGGCGAACAGGGAGAGCAGAAGTGCAGACAGGAAGCCCGACAAGCCGAAGGGCGAGGACCAGGAGAAGGACAAGGAGCGGGAAA belongs to Bubalus kerabau isolate K-KA32 ecotype Philippines breed swamp buffalo chromosome 9, PCC_UOA_SB_1v2, whole genome shotgun sequence and includes:
- the PHF3 gene encoding PHD finger protein 3 isoform X4 — its product is MVGCGRCDDWFHGDCVGLSLSQAQQMGEEDKEYVCVKCCAEEDKKTEIADPDILGNQAKVEIHSEDKAMEYEKLGLPKHTTTNDKTKYVDDTVKHKVKILKRESGEGKNSSDCRDSEIKKWQLTPFRKMGQPVLPRRSSEEKSEKMTKESTTVICTGEKASKPGAHEKQEIKKKKTEKGLPGVHPPAVPASKPSADQIRQSVRHSLKDILMKRLTDSNLKVPEEKAAKVATKIEKELFSFFRDTDAKYKNKYRSLMFNLKDPKNNILFKKVLKGEVTPDHLIRMSPEELASKELAAWRRRENRHTIEMIEKEQREVERRPITKITHKGEIEIESDAPMKEQEAAMEIQEPTANKSMEKTEGSEKQKGEVDSMSKDTTSQHRQHLFDLNCKICIGRMAPPVDDLSPKKVKVVVGVSRKHSDNEAESIADALSSTSNILASEFFEEEKQESPKSTFSPAPRPEMPGTVEVECTFLARLNFIWKGFINMPSVAKFVTKAYPVSGSPEYLTEDLPDSIQVGGRISPQTVWDYVEKIKASGTKEICVVRFTPVTEEDQISYTLLFAYFSSRKRYGVAANNMKQVKDMYLIPLGAMDKIPHPLVPFDGPGLELHRPNLLLGLIIRQRLKRQHSAGAGAGRTAETSDSAPVTVPPDKKSKTEVSTEGAAEEESDFFNSFTTVLHKQRNKPQQTLQEDLPTVIEPLLEVTKQEPPKPLRFLPGVLIGWENQPSTLELANKPLPVDDILQSLLGTTGQTYEQAQLGTEQNTLKEIPFINEQANPKAGTIDTGEATGGEAKEVKVKGDNPSELTDNAVGEETSALGVSSVSAGPLTSLSLRGKPPDVSTEAFLTNLSIQSKQEDTVESKERVLKQLLQDQENNLQDNRTSNTSPPCRSNVGRGTVDGNVSCSENAVTNMTRAPQFINLKRDPRQAAGRSQQVTTPENREGEGCRHGEKPPLPGPSHLTEQSSVEEKMPSVEKSPCIQHSDDSGAVQDSPSVENIQSSQVEQAKPLQEILMQNIETVHPFRRGSAAAASHFEVGNTCQSEFPSKSISFTSRSTSPRTSANFSPIRPQQPSLQHLKSSPPGFPFPGPPNFPPQSMFGFPPHLPPPLLPPPGFGFAPNPLVPWPPVVHLTGQPQRMMGPLSQASRYLGPQNFYQVKDIRRPERRHSDPWGRQDQQQLDRPFNRGKGDRQRFYSDSHHLRRERHEKEWEQEPERHRRRDRAQDKDRDRKGRDEGHKDKERARLPHGERGADGRANRESRSADRKPDKPKGEDQEKDKEREKSKHREGEKDRDRYHKDRDHAERAKSKR